A portion of the Novosphingobium sp. KA1 genome contains these proteins:
- a CDS encoding helix-turn-helix transcriptional regulator, translating to MGDDSNEGGNIVVKLDDLLYARRMTLTELAERIGITLANLSILKTGKAKAIRFSTLEAICRELDCQPGDLLGYASEQPAAAPAEA from the coding sequence ATGGGCGATGACAGCAACGAAGGAGGCAATATCGTGGTCAAGCTCGACGACCTGCTCTACGCCCGCCGCATGACGCTGACCGAACTGGCCGAGCGCATCGGCATCACCCTGGCAAACCTGTCGATCCTCAAGACCGGCAAGGCCAAGGCGATCCGCTTCTCCACCCTCGAAGCGATCTGCCGGGAACTCGATTGCCAACCGGGTGACCTGCTGGGCTACGCCAGCGAGCAACCGGCCGCCGCGCCCGCAGAGGCCTGA
- a CDS encoding DUF2975 domain-containing protein, whose protein sequence is MTSTMQSITRDPLLAVAKGLLWFLMASMIIAVAACLLAIPLMLLFQDDISAQIAKDMPLVMPQFFWVVSAILVFAALLCGILFRVFQLLKRIVGTVGEGDPFVPDNARRLTQMAWLTLAVQLLGAPLAGLGAMINRIGEGHTRIDTIGGISGNGLLLMLILFILARVFRKGAEMRADLEGTV, encoded by the coding sequence ATGACCTCCACCATGCAATCGATCACCCGCGACCCGCTGCTGGCCGTCGCCAAGGGGCTCCTGTGGTTCCTGATGGCCAGCATGATCATCGCCGTCGCCGCCTGCCTCCTGGCCATTCCACTAATGCTGCTGTTCCAGGACGACATCTCGGCACAGATCGCCAAGGACATGCCCCTCGTGATGCCGCAGTTCTTCTGGGTGGTCAGCGCGATCCTGGTTTTCGCCGCACTCCTGTGCGGCATCCTGTTCCGGGTGTTCCAGCTTCTGAAGCGCATCGTCGGCACCGTCGGCGAGGGCGACCCCTTCGTGCCGGACAACGCCCGGCGCCTTACCCAGATGGCGTGGCTGACGCTGGCCGTGCAGTTGCTCGGCGCCCCGCTTGCAGGCCTTGGCGCGATGATCAACAGGATCGGCGAGGGCCATACCCGCATCGACACGATCGGCGGCATTTCCGGCAACGGCCTGCTGCTGATGCTGATCCTGTTCATCCTCGCCCGCGTCTTCCGCAAGGGGGCGGAGATGCGCGCTGACCTCGAAGGAACCGTGTGA
- the rplJ gene encoding 50S ribosomal protein L10, whose translation MDRLQKADSVAQLNAVFNEVGVVVITRNLGMSVAQSTALRGKIREAGATYKVAKNSLAKLAIADTDYVGIGDFLTGPTAIATSVDPVAAAKAVVDFAKTTDKIEIVGGSMGSQVLDAAGVKALASMPSLDELRAKLIGLVQAPATKIAQLQTAPAAKLARVFAAYADKAA comes from the coding sequence ATGGATCGTTTGCAGAAAGCCGATTCGGTCGCCCAGCTCAACGCGGTCTTCAACGAGGTCGGCGTGGTGGTCATCACCCGCAACCTCGGCATGTCGGTGGCCCAGTCCACCGCCCTGCGCGGCAAGATCCGTGAAGCCGGTGCTACCTACAAGGTTGCAAAGAACAGTCTTGCCAAGCTTGCCATCGCGGACACCGACTACGTCGGTATCGGCGACTTCCTGACCGGCCCGACGGCCATCGCCACTTCGGTGGACCCCGTCGCAGCTGCCAAGGCCGTCGTCGACTTCGCCAAGACGACCGACAAGATCGAGATCGTCGGCGGCTCGATGGGTTCGCAGGTTCTGGATGCGGCTGGTGTCAAGGCTCTCGCCTCGATGCCCTCGCTCGACGAACTGCGCGCCAAGCTCATCGGCCTCGTTCAGGCTCCGGCGACCAAGATCGCCCAGCTGCAGACCGCTCCGGCGGCCAAGCTGGCGCGCGTCTTCGCTGCCTACGCCGACAAGGCTGCTTGA
- the rpoC gene encoding DNA-directed RNA polymerase subunit beta' — MNDLTKFTNQMAKPETFDQIQIGLASPERIRSWSFGEIKKPETINYRTFKPERDGLFCARIFGPVKDYECLCGKYKRMKYKGVVCEKCGVEVTVTKVRRERMGHIELAAPVAHIWFLKSLPSRIGLLLDMQLKQLERVLYFESYIVIEPGLTPLEKYQLLTEDELLDAQDEYGEDAFSAGIGAEAVKHMLINLDLEQERADLLQELETTKSELKPKKIIKRLKVVESFIDSGNRPEWMILEVVPVIPPELRPLVPLDGGRFATSDLNDLYRRVINRNNRLKRLIELRAPDIIVRNEKRMLQEAVDALFDNGRRGRVITGANKRPLKSLSDMLKGKQGRFRQNLLGKRVDYSGRSVIVTGPELKLHQCGLPKKMALELFKPFIYARLDAKGLSMTLKQAKKWVEKERKEVWDILDEVIREHPVMLNRAPTLHRLGIQAFEPVLIEGKAIQLHPLVCSAFNADFDGDQMAVHVPLSLEAQLEARVLMMSTNNILSPANGKPIIVPSQDMVLGLYYLSMDRTGEPGEGMKFADMAEVHQALHVGAVTLHSKIEARVPQTDENGQQYMKRFETTPGRMLLGECLPKSHTVPFDVVNRLLTKKEIGDVIDQVYRHTGQKDTVLFADAIMSLGFRNAFKAGISFGKDDMIIPDSKEALVNETKELVADYEQQYQDGLITQQEKYNKVIDAWSRCGDQVANAMMEELKAQPIDPETGRMAQINSIYMMSHSGARGSPAQMKQLGGMRGLMAKPSGEIIETPIISNFKEGLTVLEYFNSTHGARKGLADTALKTANSGYLTRRLVDVSQDCVVVIEDCGTERALEMRSIVQGGSTIASLAERILGRTLAEDILDKEGNTVAAKGQLLDEAAVAAIEATGLQAARIRSPLVCEAQQGVCGKCYGRDLARGTPVNIGEAVGVIAAQSIGEPGTQLTMRTFHIGGAAQLNETSHLESICDGRVEYRDIPTIVDKRGRRLSLARNGEIVVFDSEGRERAISRVPYGTVLLHTDGASVKEGERLAEWDPFSLPIITETSGVVKYQDLIDTRTLTEHVDDATGMTSRVVTEDRSSRTAKKKEDLRPRITLLDDSSGETARYMMAPGTTLSVEDGQAVEAGDIIARASREAAKTRDITGGLPRVAELFEARKPKDNSIIAKVSGRIEFVRDYKAKRKIAIIPEEGDPIEYLIPKSRVIDVQEGDFVKKGDNLISGSPDPHDILEVLGVEALAEYLVAEIQEVYRLQGVKINDKHIETIVRQMLQKVEITAGGDTTLLPGEQVDYEEMFEINSKLPEGKMPAEGKPVLLGITKASLQTRSFISAASFQETTRVLTQAAVEGKKDTLIGLKENVIVGRLIPAGTGAGMNRMRVAASSRDAALRASYRRMQEALIAANSAEEEHAAELAQGPEAAIGNDPLAIVEGETHGLDADAGDYLIKGDDQAEGEGEA; from the coding sequence ATGAACGACCTGACCAAGTTCACCAACCAGATGGCGAAGCCCGAGACCTTCGATCAGATCCAGATCGGTCTCGCGAGCCCCGAGCGTATTCGCTCCTGGTCCTTCGGCGAGATCAAGAAGCCGGAAACCATCAACTACCGTACGTTCAAGCCCGAGCGTGACGGCCTCTTCTGCGCCCGCATCTTCGGTCCGGTGAAGGACTACGAATGCCTTTGCGGCAAGTACAAGCGCATGAAGTACAAGGGCGTCGTCTGCGAGAAGTGCGGCGTCGAAGTCACCGTGACCAAGGTGCGCCGCGAGCGCATGGGCCACATCGAGCTGGCCGCTCCGGTCGCGCACATCTGGTTCCTCAAGTCGCTGCCCTCGCGCATCGGCCTGCTGCTCGACATGCAGCTCAAGCAGCTTGAGCGTGTCCTCTACTTCGAGAGCTACATCGTCATCGAGCCGGGCCTGACCCCGCTCGAGAAGTACCAGCTGCTCACCGAAGACGAACTGCTCGACGCCCAGGACGAGTATGGCGAAGACGCCTTCTCGGCCGGCATCGGCGCCGAGGCGGTGAAGCACATGCTCATCAACCTCGACCTCGAGCAGGAGCGTGCGGACCTTCTCCAGGAACTTGAGACGACCAAGTCGGAACTCAAGCCCAAGAAGATCATCAAGCGCCTCAAGGTCGTGGAATCGTTCATCGATTCGGGTAACCGTCCCGAATGGATGATCCTTGAAGTCGTCCCGGTCATTCCGCCCGAACTGCGCCCGCTGGTGCCGCTGGACGGTGGCCGTTTCGCGACGTCGGACCTCAACGACCTCTATCGCCGCGTCATCAACCGCAACAACCGCCTGAAGCGCCTGATCGAGCTGCGTGCGCCGGACATCATCGTCCGCAACGAAAAGCGCATGCTGCAGGAAGCCGTCGACGCCCTGTTCGACAACGGCCGCCGCGGCCGCGTCATCACCGGTGCCAACAAGCGTCCGCTCAAGTCGCTGTCCGACATGCTGAAGGGCAAGCAGGGCCGCTTCCGTCAGAACCTGCTCGGCAAGCGCGTCGACTATTCGGGCCGTTCGGTCATCGTGACCGGTCCGGAACTCAAGCTGCACCAGTGCGGTCTTCCCAAGAAGATGGCGCTCGAGCTGTTCAAGCCGTTCATCTACGCGCGCCTTGACGCCAAGGGTCTGTCGATGACCCTGAAGCAGGCCAAGAAGTGGGTCGAGAAGGAGCGCAAGGAAGTCTGGGACATCCTCGACGAAGTCATTCGCGAGCACCCGGTCATGCTGAACCGCGCGCCGACGCTCCACCGTCTGGGCATCCAGGCGTTCGAGCCGGTGCTGATCGAAGGCAAGGCGATCCAGCTGCACCCGCTCGTCTGCTCGGCCTTCAACGCCGACTTCGACGGTGACCAGATGGCCGTCCACGTGCCGCTCTCGCTGGAAGCCCAGCTGGAAGCCCGCGTGCTGATGATGTCGACCAACAACATCCTCTCGCCCGCCAACGGCAAGCCGATCATCGTTCCTTCGCAGGACATGGTTCTCGGCCTCTACTACCTGTCGATGGACCGCACCGGTGAACCGGGCGAAGGCATGAAGTTCGCGGACATGGCCGAAGTGCACCAGGCGCTTCACGTCGGCGCCGTGACCCTGCACTCGAAGATCGAGGCCCGCGTGCCGCAGACCGACGAGAACGGTCAGCAGTACATGAAGCGCTTCGAGACCACGCCGGGCCGCATGCTGCTGGGCGAATGCCTGCCGAAGTCGCACACGGTGCCCTTCGACGTCGTCAACCGCCTTCTCACCAAGAAGGAAATCGGTGACGTCATCGACCAGGTGTATCGTCACACCGGCCAGAAGGACACGGTGCTGTTCGCCGACGCGATCATGTCGCTCGGCTTCCGCAACGCGTTCAAGGCGGGCATCTCCTTCGGCAAGGATGACATGATCATCCCGGATTCGAAGGAAGCCCTGGTGAACGAGACCAAGGAACTGGTTGCCGACTACGAGCAGCAGTACCAGGACGGCCTCATCACCCAGCAGGAAAAGTACAACAAGGTGATCGACGCCTGGAGCCGTTGCGGCGACCAGGTGGCAAACGCCATGATGGAAGAGCTCAAGGCTCAGCCGATCGATCCCGAGACCGGCCGCATGGCGCAGATCAACTCGATCTACATGATGAGCCACTCCGGTGCGCGTGGTAGCCCGGCGCAGATGAAGCAGCTGGGCGGTATGCGCGGCCTTATGGCCAAGCCGTCGGGCGAGATCATCGAAACGCCGATCATCTCGAACTTCAAGGAAGGTCTGACCGTTCTTGAATACTTCAACTCGACCCACGGCGCCCGTAAGGGTCTGGCCGACACCGCGCTCAAGACGGCGAACTCGGGTTACCTGACCCGCCGTCTGGTCGACGTGTCGCAGGACTGCGTTGTCGTGATCGAGGATTGCGGTACCGAGCGTGCGCTGGAAATGCGTTCGATCGTGCAGGGTGGTTCGACCATCGCCTCGCTGGCCGAGCGTATCCTGGGCCGTACCCTGGCCGAGGACATCCTCGACAAGGAAGGCAACACGGTTGCCGCCAAGGGCCAGCTCCTCGACGAAGCCGCTGTGGCCGCGATTGAGGCGACCGGCCTGCAGGCTGCCCGCATCCGTTCGCCGCTGGTCTGCGAAGCTCAGCAGGGCGTCTGCGGCAAGTGCTACGGCCGTGACCTGGCCCGCGGTACTCCGGTCAACATCGGTGAAGCTGTCGGCGTCATCGCCGCACAGTCGATCGGTGAACCGGGCACCCAGCTCACCATGCGTACCTTCCACATTGGCGGTGCCGCGCAGCTCAACGAAACCAGCCACCTGGAATCGATCTGCGACGGCCGTGTCGAGTATCGTGACATCCCGACCATCGTCGACAAGCGCGGTCGCCGCCTGTCGCTGGCCCGCAACGGCGAGATCGTGGTGTTCGACAGCGAAGGCCGCGAACGTGCGATCAGCCGCGTGCCTTACGGTACCGTGCTGCTCCACACCGACGGCGCTTCGGTGAAGGAAGGCGAACGCCTGGCCGAGTGGGATCCGTTCTCGCTGCCGATCATCACCGAAACCTCGGGCGTGGTGAAGTATCAGGACCTGATCGACACCCGCACGCTGACCGAGCACGTCGACGATGCAACCGGCATGACCAGCCGCGTCGTCACCGAAGACCGTTCGTCGCGCACCGCGAAGAAGAAGGAAGACCTGCGTCCGCGCATCACCCTTCTGGACGATTCGTCGGGCGAGACCGCGCGCTACATGATGGCGCCGGGCACCACGCTGTCGGTCGAGGACGGCCAGGCGGTCGAAGCGGGCGACATCATCGCCCGTGCCAGCCGCGAAGCCGCCAAGACCCGCGACATCACCGGTGGTCTGCCGCGCGTTGCCGAACTGTTCGAGGCCCGCAAGCCGAAGGACAACTCGATCATCGCCAAGGTTTCCGGCCGCATCGAGTTCGTGCGCGACTACAAGGCCAAGCGCAAGATCGCGATCATTCCGGAAGAGGGTGATCCGATCGAGTACCTGATCCCGAAGAGCCGCGTGATCGACGTGCAGGAAGGCGACTTCGTCAAGAAGGGCGACAACCTGATCTCGGGTTCGCCCGATCCGCACGACATTCTGGAAGTCCTCGGTGTCGAGGCGCTGGCGGAATACCTCGTGGCGGAAATCCAGGAAGTCTACCGCTTGCAGGGCGTGAAGATCAACGACAAGCACATCGAGACGATCGTTCGTCAGATGCTGCAGAAGGTCGAGATCACCGCGGGTGGCGACACCACCCTGCTGCCGGGCGAACAGGTCGACTACGAAGAGATGTTCGAGATCAACAGCAAGCTTCCCGAGGGCAAGATGCCCGCGGAAGGCAAGCCGGTGCTGCTCGGCATCACCAAGGCTTCGCTGCAGACCCGTTCGTTCATTTCGGCCGCGTCCTTCCAGGAAACCACCCGCGTGCTCACGCAGGCGGCGGTCGAAGGCAAGAAGGACACCCTGATCGGCCTGAAGGAAAACGTCATCGTTGGCCGCCTGATCCCGGCGGGTACCGGTGCCGGCATGAACCGCATGCGCGTCGCCGCGTCGAGCAGGGACGCTGCCCTGCGCGCTTCGTACCGCCGCATGCAGGAAGCTCTGATCGCTGCCAACTCGGCGGAAGAAGAGCATGCCGCCGAACTGGCCCAGGGTCCGGAAGCGGCGATCGGCAACGATCCGCTGGCGATCGTCGAGGGTGAAACCCATGGTCTGGACGCCGATGCCGGCGATTACCTGATCAAGGGTGACGATCAGGCCGAAGGTGAAGGCGAAGCGTAA
- the rpoB gene encoding DNA-directed RNA polymerase subunit beta, producing MATKPAHVRSAKKRIRKIFGDIHEVVQMPNLIEVQRESYEQFLRSNPATGYVSGLEKTLRSVFPIRDFAGTSELDFVHYELEEPKYDVTECRQRGITYAAPMKVTLRLIVFEVDAETETRSVLDIKEQDVYMGDMPLMTENGTFFINGTERVIVSQMHRSPGVLFDHDRGKTHSSGKYLFAARVIPYRGSWLDFEFDAKDIVNVRIDRKRKLPVTSLLFGLGLDSEAILNHFYETVTWKRGSGGWQLPYQAEAWRGAKPAFDIVDAKSGEVVFPAGQKISPRAANKAQKDGLEELLIPTEEIFGRYSAKDLIDESTGRIYIEAGDEVSPENLDALDRAGIDQIDLLDIDDINTGPWIRNTLKADKAENRDMGLEAIYKVMRPGEPPTKETAEALFEGLFFDADRYDLSAVGRVKMNMRLGLDAEDTVTTLRVEDILAVVKELVNLKDGKGEIDDIDNLGNRRVRSVGELLENQYRVGLLRMERAVKERMSSVDVSTVMPNDLINAKPAVAAVREFFGSSQLSQFMDQTNPLSEVTHKRRVSALGPGGLTRERAGFEVRDVHPTHYGRICPIETPEGPNIGLINSLSTFARVNKYGFIETPYRKVNDGHVTKDVVYLSAMEEQKHTVAQASAELNADGSFVEELVSARQNGEFVMSPRDQVTLMDVSPKQLVSVAASLIPFLENDDANRALMGSNMQRQAVPLVKADAPFVGTGMEETVARDSGAAISALRAGIVDQVDATRIVIRASGDIEPGKSGVDIYRLQKFERSNQSTCINQRPLVKVGEVVQAGDTIADGPSTEFGELALGRNVLVAFMPWNGYNYEDSILISERIVKDDVFTSIHIDEFEVMARDTKLGPEDITRDIPNVGEEALRNLDEAGIVYIGAEVHPGDILVGKITPKGESPMTPEEKLLRAIFGEKASDVRDTSLRLPPGVSGTIVDVRVFNRHGIEVDDRTRAIQNEEIERLAKDREDERAILNRATYNRLKDMLLGQVAASAPKGLKKGVEITEDVLAEVERHEWWKFAVADDHMQSQLEAVKTQYDITVKAIQEKFEDRKEKLERGDELAPGVLKMVKVFVAVKRKLQPGDKMAGRHGNKGIISRILPLEDMPFLEDGTPVDFVMNPLGVPSRMNVGQIFETHLGWAARGLGARIGEALDAWRVANPNPVAGQPPEAVRELLKEIYGDNYTADIDSRSDEQIVEFAQSVRKGVPMGSPVFDGAVEKDVSDMLKLAGLDESGQVNLYDGRTGDCFDRKVTVGMKYVLKLHHLVDDKIHARSIGPYSLVTQQPLGGKAQFGGQRFGEMEVWALQAYGAAYTLQEMLTVKSDDVVGRTKVYEAIVKGDDTFEAGIPESFNVLVKEMRSLGLNVELTSHDDIEDDGTALAAE from the coding sequence ATGGCCACCAAGCCCGCACACGTACGCTCTGCAAAGAAGCGCATCCGCAAGATCTTCGGCGACATCCACGAAGTCGTCCAGATGCCCAACCTCATCGAGGTGCAGCGCGAGAGCTACGAACAGTTCCTGCGTTCGAACCCGGCGACCGGTTATGTTTCCGGCCTCGAGAAGACCCTGCGCTCGGTCTTCCCGATCCGTGACTTTGCGGGCACCAGCGAACTCGACTTCGTGCACTACGAGCTGGAAGAGCCGAAGTACGACGTGACCGAGTGCCGCCAGCGCGGCATCACTTACGCGGCCCCGATGAAGGTCACGCTGCGCCTGATCGTGTTCGAAGTCGATGCCGAGACCGAGACCCGTTCGGTCCTCGATATCAAGGAGCAGGACGTCTACATGGGCGACATGCCGCTCATGACCGAGAACGGCACCTTCTTCATCAACGGCACCGAGCGCGTCATCGTATCGCAGATGCACCGTTCGCCGGGCGTCCTGTTCGACCACGACCGCGGCAAGACGCACTCCTCGGGCAAGTATCTTTTCGCTGCCCGCGTTATTCCGTACCGTGGTTCCTGGCTGGACTTCGAGTTCGACGCCAAGGACATCGTCAACGTGCGTATCGACCGCAAGCGCAAGCTGCCGGTCACCTCGCTGCTGTTCGGTCTGGGTCTCGACAGCGAAGCGATCCTCAACCACTTCTACGAGACCGTGACCTGGAAGCGTGGTTCGGGCGGCTGGCAGCTGCCGTACCAGGCCGAAGCCTGGCGCGGTGCCAAGCCGGCATTCGACATCGTCGACGCCAAGTCGGGCGAAGTCGTGTTCCCCGCCGGACAGAAGATCAGCCCGCGTGCCGCCAACAAGGCGCAGAAGGACGGTCTTGAGGAACTGCTGATCCCGACCGAGGAAATCTTCGGCCGCTATTCGGCCAAGGACCTGATCGACGAGTCGACCGGCCGCATCTACATCGAGGCCGGCGACGAGGTGTCGCCCGAAAACCTCGACGCGCTCGACCGCGCCGGCATCGACCAGATCGACCTGCTCGACATCGACGACATCAACACCGGTCCCTGGATCCGCAACACGCTCAAGGCCGACAAGGCCGAGAACCGCGACATGGGTCTGGAAGCGATCTACAAGGTCATGCGTCCGGGCGAACCGCCGACGAAGGAAACCGCCGAAGCGCTGTTCGAAGGCCTGTTCTTCGACGCCGACCGCTACGACCTTTCGGCCGTCGGCCGCGTCAAGATGAACATGCGCCTCGGCCTCGATGCCGAGGACACCGTGACCACCCTGCGCGTCGAGGACATCCTCGCCGTGGTCAAGGAACTGGTGAACCTCAAGGACGGCAAGGGCGAAATCGACGACATCGACAATCTCGGCAACCGCCGTGTGCGTTCGGTGGGCGAGCTGCTCGAGAACCAGTACCGCGTCGGCCTGCTCCGCATGGAGCGCGCCGTGAAGGAGCGCATGAGCTCGGTCGACGTGTCGACCGTGATGCCGAACGACCTCATCAACGCCAAGCCCGCCGTGGCCGCCGTTCGCGAGTTCTTCGGTTCCTCGCAGCTCTCGCAGTTCATGGACCAGACCAACCCGCTGTCGGAAGTCACCCACAAGCGCCGCGTTTCGGCGCTCGGGCCGGGTGGTCTTACCCGTGAGCGCGCCGGCTTCGAAGTCCGCGACGTTCACCCGACCCACTATGGCCGTATCTGCCCGATTGAAACGCCGGAAGGCCCGAACATCGGTCTGATCAACTCGCTGTCGACCTTCGCCCGCGTCAACAAGTACGGCTTCATCGAAACCCCGTACCGCAAGGTGAACGACGGTCACGTCACCAAGGACGTGGTCTACCTGTCGGCGATGGAAGAGCAGAAGCACACCGTCGCGCAGGCGTCGGCCGAGCTGAACGCCGACGGCTCGTTCGTCGAGGAACTCGTCTCGGCTCGCCAGAACGGCGAATTCGTGATGAGCCCGCGCGATCAGGTCACGCTGATGGACGTTTCGCCCAAGCAGCTCGTCTCGGTGGCCGCCTCGCTCATTCCGTTCCTGGAAAACGACGACGCCAACCGTGCGCTCATGGGCTCGAACATGCAGCGTCAGGCCGTGCCGCTCGTGAAGGCGGACGCTCCGTTCGTCGGCACCGGCATGGAAGAGACGGTTGCACGCGATTCGGGCGCGGCGATCTCGGCGCTGCGCGCCGGTATCGTCGACCAGGTTGACGCGACCCGTATCGTTATCCGCGCCTCGGGCGATATCGAACCCGGCAAGTCGGGCGTCGATATCTACCGTCTGCAGAAGTTCGAGCGTTCGAACCAGTCGACCTGCATCAACCAGCGTCCGCTGGTGAAGGTGGGCGAAGTCGTGCAGGCCGGCGATACCATCGCCGACGGCCCGTCGACCGAGTTCGGCGAACTGGCCCTGGGCCGCAACGTGCTCGTCGCGTTCATGCCCTGGAACGGTTACAACTACGAAGACTCCATCCTGATCTCCGAGCGCATCGTGAAGGACGACGTGTTCACGTCGATCCACATCGACGAGTTCGAAGTGATGGCCCGCGACACCAAGCTGGGGCCGGAAGACATCACGCGCGACATCCCGAACGTCGGCGAGGAAGCCCTGCGCAACCTCGACGAGGCGGGCATCGTCTACATCGGTGCCGAAGTGCACCCGGGCGACATCCTGGTCGGCAAGATCACCCCCAAGGGCGAAAGCCCGATGACGCCGGAAGAAAAGCTCCTGCGCGCCATCTTCGGTGAAAAGGCCTCGGATGTCCGTGACACCTCGCTGCGTCTGCCGCCGGGCGTTTCGGGCACGATCGTCGACGTGCGCGTGTTCAACCGTCACGGCATCGAGGTCGACGACCGTACCCGCGCGATCCAGAACGAGGAAATCGAACGCCTCGCCAAGGACCGCGAGGACGAACGTGCGATCCTCAACCGCGCCACCTACAACCGTCTGAAGGACATGCTCCTCGGCCAGGTTGCCGCTTCGGCGCCCAAGGGCCTCAAGAAGGGCGTGGAGATCACCGAGGACGTGCTGGCCGAGGTCGAGCGTCACGAGTGGTGGAAGTTCGCGGTTGCGGACGATCACATGCAGTCGCAGCTCGAAGCGGTGAAGACCCAGTACGACATCACCGTCAAGGCGATCCAGGAGAAGTTCGAGGACCGCAAGGAGAAGCTGGAACGCGGTGACGAACTCGCGCCCGGCGTACTCAAGATGGTCAAGGTCTTTGTTGCCGTGAAGCGCAAGCTTCAGCCGGGCGACAAGATGGCAGGCCGTCACGGCAACAAGGGTATCATCAGCCGCATCCTGCCGCTGGAAGACATGCCCTTCCTCGAGGACGGCACGCCCGTCGACTTCGTGATGAACCCGCTCGGCGTGCCTTCGCGCATGAACGTCGGCCAGATCTTCGAAACGCACCTTGGCTGGGCCGCCCGCGGTCTGGGCGCGCGTATCGGCGAGGCGCTGGATGCATGGCGCGTGGCCAACCCGAACCCGGTTGCCGGCCAGCCGCCGGAAGCCGTTCGCGAGCTGCTCAAGGAGATCTACGGCGACAACTACACCGCCGATATCGACTCGCGCAGCGACGAGCAGATCGTCGAGTTCGCCCAGTCCGTCCGCAAGGGCGTGCCGATGGGCTCGCCGGTGTTCGACGGCGCGGTCGAGAAGGATGTCTCCGACATGCTCAAGCTCGCCGGTCTCGACGAGTCGGGCCAGGTGAACCTCTACGACGGCCGTACCGGTGACTGCTTCGACCGCAAGGTCACGGTGGGCATGAAGTACGTGCTCAAGCTGCACCACCTTGTCGACGACAAGATCCACGCCCGTTCGATCGGTCCGTACTCGCTCGTCACCCAGCAGCCGCTGGGCGGTAAGGCGCAGTTCGGCGGCCAGCGCTTCGGTGAAATGGAGGTCTGGGCCCTCCAGGCCTACGGCGCCGCCTACACCCTGCAGGAAATGCTGACGGTGAAGTCGGACGACGTGGTCGGCCGTACCAAGGTCTACGAAGCGATCGTCAAGGGCGACGACACCTTCGAAGCCGGCATTCCGGAGAGCTTCAACGTTCTCGTCAAGGAAATGCGCTCGCTGGGCCTCAACGTCGAGCTTACGAGCCACGACGACATCGAGGACGACGGCACGGCGCTGGCGGCGGAATAA
- the rplL gene encoding 50S ribosomal protein L7/L12, whose translation MADIAKLVEELSQLTVLEAADLAKALEEAWGVSAAAAVAVAAAPAGEAAAVEEKTEFDVILTGDGGKKINVIKEVRAITGLGLAEAKALVEGAPKAVKEGASKAEAEEIKKKIEEAGGTVELK comes from the coding sequence ATGGCCGATATCGCCAAGCTTGTTGAAGAACTGTCGCAGCTGACCGTCCTCGAGGCCGCTGACCTCGCCAAGGCTCTCGAAGAAGCATGGGGCGTTTCCGCCGCTGCTGCCGTTGCCGTGGCTGCTGCCCCGGCCGGCGAAGCCGCCGCTGTTGAAGAAAAGACCGAATTCGACGTGATCCTCACCGGCGACGGTGGCAAGAAGATCAACGTCATCAAGGAAGTCCGCGCCATCACCGGTCTGGGCCTGGCTGAAGCCAAGGCTCTCGTCGAAGGCGCCCCGAAGGCCGTCAAGGAAGGCGCTTCGAAGGCTGAAGCCGAAGAAATCAAGAAGAAGATCGAAGAAGCCGGCGGCACCGTCGAGCTCAAGTAA